From the Plasmodium brasilianum strain Bolivian I chromosome 7, whole genome shotgun sequence genome, the window TGCGtaatttctaatatatacatCTAATTTGTTTCTAAATATTCTATGACCTGGCATCCCTTTAAGTATTCCTAAAATAGGTTTCAATAATTCAAACGCACTtggtaaattataaaaaatggaattcTGTTCTAAATACACTTTATATGCTTCTAATACTGATCTCCTACTATATGCACTACTTGGAGCCTTTTCATTATAAACCAACGTATCTGCTTGTGATAGAATAGTGATGTTTTCCATACATGCTCTACCTATCATAACGCCATATAACGGatttatatgataattttcAACTAACTCgtaattatcattattattatcataacaattattattattagtagaAGTAGTACTATCAGTAGTAGTGGTAGTGGTCGTGGTAGTGGGCGTGGTAGTTGTTGTGGAAAATGTACTTGTAGTagtatcattattattatttttattgttaccATTATTAGCACCATTTAATTTGTTACTCTGTGGGATGTAGCCATTTAATAAAGCTACTGCTTCTTGTATAGACTTTACACCTCCAtttaatgtaaattttatattaggATAAAATTTACACAAATCATATACTTTCTTATATTCTAATGGGGGTACActtctattttgttttggGTCTAAACCTTTTAACCATGCTTTTCTTGCATGGACAATAAAATGATTGCATCCTGCTGATGATACGGTTTCAAtaaatgattttaaaaaagaaaaagaatcaTATTCATCAACACCTGTTCTTATTTTAACTGATACAGGaatttgtacttttttttttatttcatatacaATATTTCTAACATGTTCAggttttttcattaaatatgcACCAAAAGCTCCTCTATTAGCTACTTTTGTACTTGGACATCcaacatttaaatttatttcatcataTCCTGCTTGTTCTACTAAAATAGCTGCTTCAGATAACGATATTGCATCACATCCTCCTAATTGACAAACTATTGGATGctcatttttgttaaaacCTAAATATTCGtctaatttatttaagtTATACAATAACGTATTGTCAACTATCATTTCTGTCCATAGTTGTGCTTTTTTCGTTATAATTCTTACCAATGCTCGAAAATGTCTATTCGTTACATTAATCATAGGAGCTACTTGTATAAAAGGTATTGCCTCACTTCTACCTTTTCGATAGGCATCATTTAAACATGTACTTATGTTTTCAAATTTAAATACATTCTCACATGGGCGTAACACTTCATCGAcattattttctattaacATGGTCATATTGCTTTCTTTGCTTTCTCTCCTTTCTTTGtttcctcttttttctttttttctttttttcccatttattCTTATTGTATTCTTGTAATTCACactattgttattaaaaCCATATAATAAATCCCTTTTACCCTTTGTATAAaaccataattttttttttttgtttttatgaaatttttctttatctatgaaaaaataatatactctTACGAGAGTATATCTTCTTTCGttcaattttgttttaccaTGATTTTTGAAATAGATAAAGTATATGCTTATGATCAAACTTCTTAGAAGTTTTATTTGCATTTAACTTGTTCAAAAAGGATTGAAAACGAACAGGGAAACTgggagggaaaaaaaataattaacataatttataaatatgttttattttattatttatttttgttttttttgacCTTTGTTATACTAAATTGAATATAATGGAAAGTTTACAAAAACTATAAACATGTAAAATAatctttcaaaaaaaaataaaaaagaatttacttgaaaattttttgttaacttTCAATAGTTCGATGGATAAATCTGAATAATATATCCGCAAGTTTTTCATTATTGTATggtattaattttatattgaaGGAATTACATATTTTCCTTTAGGCCTCAAACGGgagtacaattttttttttttttttttttttttaagcagatgaaaaagaagtattttattttgtgtaaCTGTTTGTgttcaaaaaatatgatgaGCCTTTATTTTGGTACTTCCTATTAGGTTATGTTACGTTCTTTTTAAAACCTTTAAATagatatgtatgtatatatatatgtatacatatatgtgttattCATAACCATTTTAGCGCCAATGTGCGAActaaatttttgtattttttattttgtagtATAATTTGCGCGCacgtatataatacatacatgcgtaTATAGACAATTTTACGATGTCAAATTTTTAACCATATTCTATTACTTTGTTTGTCCTTAAAACAAGATTACAGAGAAACACGTATATGTAGAGTTAACatgtttacattttcttatatgcactttatctatttttttatacatttttccttatgctatatacacatattatttattactttttcttaTAGCCTTTATAGCTCGTAAGTTATTGTTCACCATATCAAAGGGccagttataaaaaaaaaagaacttcattcgaaatataattatagtggtgtatatgtatatataaataaaaagaaaacatatatttttctcacttattaaattatataacttttaaaaaatatatttttttcttattttacatGCTCATATttatctcctttttttttttttttattatattgtataggaaaataatgttttgttttatatttcacCAAACAATTGacttatattaatattttttaagctcatttctttacttttttttgtttttctttttatggcATAAACTTATACGGATTaagttaataataaaatacagaTGACCAGCAGTGATCTGCATAATGTGTTTTTTATGcgttgttttttttgtacgcgtattttataaaaatacagaACTTTCAAGTTGTTAATGAGTTGTATacccacatatatatatatgatcttgcgcatacatacgtaaaatatacaaaaggATATGCTTATAATATAaggtttttataatattatgccACTTGTGCGGTAGTAAACAAATTAgatactttaattttttaacgtaattattatataatacatataaaaaaaaaaaatacttgtatatatttctttttcttttttttttaaataatatatgtccAATGTACTCCTTAAAATAAGCACTTTAAACtgaaaggaaaataattataaagcttgttttttttgaagtaaaaaaaatacagatacatcaatatatttatatatatgtaatatatatgtaagtatatatttattttaaaatctcacagttaagaaaataaaaatacaatttttgaaatttttacatGGGATAGTTTTATAGTGGTCACTaagaacaaaaacaaaagaaaaaaaaaaaggcactGACtaaaccatttttttttttttttttctgagagcaacatgtttttttttttttcatgattttatttgtataataaaataacagtGTTATGTTAAATGTTTGAggtcattttattttattttataaattatattttattcattcttGCCAAGATTCAagtttatacaaaatatataaatatatttattacatatcaGTCTGAggaattaatataataatttatactaagaaattataattttttttcatttttttgttatggatgtttatgtaatatgtttgaaattaataaagaaaaagccCAAGGCTtccataatattatatatatatatatatatatacattatgcatattttataaaatcttaactcataaaataatttttgcttaaaaattcgtttttgttataacttttttcgttttttatattttttttttttgtaacatatttaagtaatttattattggatttatattttttttctttgcctttttgcctttttgcctttttgcatttttgctttattgcctttttgcctttttgcatttttgcatttttgctttattgcctttttgcctttttgtttttttgcatttttgctttattgctttttttttcattccttCCATACGTTGAGATATATTgaacttaaattttttctatctacatttttttatatataagtaaaagcGAAACTTTTCTCTTGTAtcttatatcatatatatatatatatatatctatatatataatatatacattttaatatactatGTTCCTATTATTGTACACATGTTGTGatcacctttttttttttctgtacaCATTGGAGacttatattaaaaattaaaaaaaaaaagagaaaaacactccattagataaaaaattaaagaaaaatatatgatggGTTAgttattcttaaaatatattgatataatttttttttttttttttttaaataggttcttttttatgattaCCATGTACactgtataaatatatgtatatatatatttttttttttttttaaatctcaAAATTTTAAGTGTGCATGACCGCATCACCTTGTTTATTTACACATTAAACCAATATTTCACCTTAATTTATACCTAAATAAGCAAATTAAGAatgaaaagtatatatatatttatatatatatatatatacgtatattcgTACGTGTACctaaatgtgtatatgtgcaaATGTATATCTACGCGCACATACAAAAATAGTCACGCTGAAACACATAGTTTAAatgcatttaaaatattttgctaACGGATCTCCGAGTTAAACAGTCTTACCATAATTaatatgtaaacataaaaGATACAAAAGGAAGAAATGTTTCATACTGCAATAAACGCATAAGAGAACACgtgatatttatatatatatatatatgtacatatatctGAATTATTTGCCTAACACTGTAGCAGTAATGTCCTATTTGTATTACTTTTTCTTGaaattttttgtacattGAAATTTCTATCACCTGCAcaagtaataattttttagttattCGACATGACAtggcaatatttttttttaaccaaATTTATTTCAAGCAACTCAGATATAGAACATATTCATTTTTGACTTGTTACTTGAATTTTTAAAGAGTGATCTTAAtaaattttgcaaaatttcCCAGTATAGTGTTAAGATCTGcacaaataagaaaaaaaaaaaaaaaaaaggaaaaaaggaaacagAAATAAGGTttctaacaaaaaaaaaaaaaaaaataatataatataatataaaataattaaataataaaacagtaaaatagtacaatagtaaaatagtaaaatagtaaaataataaaattaataattaaataaatattatctcAATCCTAATAAGGttaattcaaaatttatCAATTTCACTACCATACAACGcatggcaaaaaaaaatataaaaaatcaacGCAGCGG encodes:
- a CDS encoding dihydrouridine synthase, which produces MQIKLLRSLIISIYFIYFKNHGKTKLNERRYTLVRVYYFFIDKEKFHKNKKKKLWFYTKGKRDLLYGFNNNSVNYKNTIRINGKKRKKEKRGNKERRESKESNMTMLIENNVDEVLRPCENVFKFENISTCLNDAYRKGRSEAIPFIQVAPMINVTNRHFRALVRIITKKAQLWTEMIVDNTLLYNLNKLDEYLGFNKNEHPIVCQLGGCDAISLSEAAILVEQAGYDEINLNVGCPSTKVANRGAFGAYLMKKPEHVRNIVYEIKKKVQIPVSVKIRTGVDEYDSFSFLKSFIETVSSAGCNHFIVHARKAWLKGLDPKQNRSVPPLEYKKVYDLCKFYPNIKFTLNGGVKSIQEAVALLNGYIPQSNKLNGANNGNNKNNNNDTTTSTFSTTTTTPTTTTTTTTTDSTTSTNNNNCYDNNNDNYELVENYHINPLYGVMIGRACMENITILSQADTLVYNEKAPSSAYSRRSVLEAYKVYLEQNSIFYNLPSAFELLKPILGILKGMPGHRIFRNKLDVYIRNYASTMQCSEILEKAIIDVDSVAPGCLDLPLNDYKMQREYVKNF